From a single Leptidea sinapis chromosome 1, ilLepSina1.1, whole genome shotgun sequence genomic region:
- the LOC126979968 gene encoding ribose-phosphate pyrophosphokinase 1, translating into MKSTVCLEEVVNKLDNIPSPLITRMPNIKIFCGSSHPDLAQKIVDRLGIDLGKVVTKKFSNMETCVEIGESVRGEDVYIVQSGSGEINDNLMELLIMINACKIASASRVTAVIPCFPYARQDKKDKSRAPITAKLVANILSVSGADHIITMDLHASQIQGFFDIPVDNLFAEPAVLKWIKENIVDWKTSIVVSPDAGGAKRVTSIADRLNVDFALIHKERKKANEVASMVLVGDVKDRTAILVDDMADTCGTICHAAEKLIEAGAVKVYAILTHGIFSGPAISRINNACLEAVVVTNTIPQERHMQECPKIQCIDVSMMLAEAVRRTHNGESVSYLFSNVPY; encoded by the coding sequence ATGAAATCAACTGTTTGTCTGGAAGAAGTAGTAAATAAATTAGATAACATCCCTTCACCGTTAATTACAAGGATGcctaatatcaaaattttctgCGGAAGCTCCCACCCGGACTTAGCTCAAAAAATCGTCGATAGACTCGGAATTGATTTAGGTAAAGTTGTAACCAAAAAATTTAGTAATATGGAAACATGTGTAGAAATCGGAGAATCGGTGCGTGGTGAAGATGTTTATATTGTTCAAAGTGGAAGTGGAGAAATTAACGATAATCTAATGGAGTTACTGATTATGATAAATGCTTGTAAGATTGCTTCGGCATCGCGTGTTACGGCCGTCATTCCTTGTTTCCCTTATGCAAGACAAGACAAGAAAGATAAAAGCCGCGCTCCGATTACCGCAAAGCTTGTTGCCAATATTCTATCAGTGTCTGGAGCTGATCATATCATCACAATGGATTTGCATGCATCTCAAATTCAAGGTTTCTTTGACATCCCTGTAGATAACCTTTTTGCTGAACCTGCCGTGCTTAAATGGATCAAGGAGAATATTGTTGACTGGAAGACTAGTATTGTGGTGTCCCCTGATGCGGGCGGAGCAAAGAGAGTCACCTCAATAGCTGATAGATTAAATGTTGACTTTGCTTTGATTCACAAGGAAAGAAAAAAGGCTAATGAAGTAGCCTCAATGGTGTTGGTTGGTGATGTTAAGGATCGAACTGCTATATTGGTTGATGATATGGCTGACACATGTGGTACTATATGCCATGCTGCTGAAAAGTTAATTGAAGCAGGAGCAGTTAAAGTTTATGCAATTCTTACTCATGGTATTTTCTCTGGACCCGCAATATCACGGATTAACAATGCTTGCTTAGAAGCTGTAGTCGTGACAAATACTATTCCACAAGAAAGGCACATGCAAGAATGTCCAAAAATACAATGTATTGATGTATCCATGATGTTGGCTGAGGCCGTGCGACGTACACACAATGGTGAATCTGTTTCATATCTGTTTTCTAATGTTCCTTATTAA